The Neobacillus sp. PS3-34 genome has a window encoding:
- the sufD gene encoding Fe-S cluster assembly protein SufD, with amino-acid sequence MTTETRLPFEKEYVESFSKQKGEPSWLGELRIKALENAETLPMPRPDKTKIDKWNFTQFSSHTVESQAFTSLGELAEEVKVLIGTETAEKNLYIQRNQTPAFLTLTEDLKSQGVIFTDIFTAAREHSELVQKYFMTDGVKADEHRLTALHAALLNGGAFLYVPKNVEVSEPIQAVYVHDDSETNLFNHVIVVAEDNSSVTYVENYISTVDSANGIFNIITEVFANANAKVQYGAVDNLAKGVTTYVNRRGIAGRDARIDWALGLMNDGNTISENVTNLVGDGSYGDTKTVVVGSGEQIQNFTTKVVHFGKNSEGYILKHGVMKDSASAIFNGIGKIEHGASKSNAEQESRVLMLSEKARGDANPILLIDEDDVTAGHAASVGRVDPVQLYYLMSRGIPQKEAERLVIHGFLAPVVNQLPIEGVKKQLTEVIERKVR; translated from the coding sequence ATGACAACAGAAACAAGACTGCCATTTGAAAAGGAGTATGTTGAATCTTTTTCAAAACAAAAGGGTGAACCGTCCTGGCTTGGAGAGCTTCGCATTAAAGCTCTTGAAAACGCAGAAACACTGCCAATGCCAAGGCCTGATAAAACCAAAATAGATAAATGGAATTTCACGCAATTTAGCAGCCACACTGTCGAAAGCCAGGCCTTCACTTCTCTGGGCGAATTGGCTGAAGAAGTAAAAGTATTAATCGGCACAGAAACTGCTGAAAAGAACTTATATATTCAGCGCAATCAAACTCCTGCCTTCTTAACTCTAACAGAAGATCTAAAGAGCCAGGGTGTTATTTTTACAGATATTTTCACTGCAGCACGCGAACACAGCGAGCTAGTGCAAAAGTATTTTATGACAGATGGCGTCAAAGCAGATGAACACCGTCTTACAGCGCTTCACGCGGCACTTCTTAACGGAGGCGCATTCTTATATGTTCCAAAGAACGTTGAGGTAAGCGAGCCAATCCAGGCGGTTTATGTCCATGATGATAGCGAGACGAATCTTTTCAACCACGTAATCGTTGTTGCAGAAGATAACAGCTCGGTAACATATGTTGAAAACTATATTTCTACAGTTGATTCCGCAAACGGAATCTTCAACATCATTACAGAAGTATTTGCAAATGCAAACGCAAAGGTCCAATACGGTGCAGTTGATAATCTTGCAAAAGGCGTTACAACATATGTAAACCGCCGCGGTATTGCTGGCAGGGATGCCCGGATTGACTGGGCACTTGGCTTAATGAACGATGGCAATACGATTTCCGAAAATGTGACCAATCTGGTTGGCGACGGTTCATACGGCGATACCAAAACAGTTGTTGTCGGAAGCGGAGAGCAGATACAGAACTTTACGACAAAGGTTGTCCACTTCGGAAAGAATTCTGAAGGCTATATCCTGAAGCATGGCGTAATGAAGGACAGCGCTTCGGCTATTTTCAACGGAATCGGCAAGATCGAGCATGGTGCGAGCAAATCGAATGCAGAGCAGGAATCACGCGTCTTGATGCTTAGTGAAAAAGCTCGCGGCGATGCCAACCCAATTCTTCTGATTGATGAAGATGACGTTACTGCAGGACATGCTGCATCTGTCGGCCGTGTCGATCCTGTGCAATTATATTATTTGATGAGCCGCGGAATTCCGCAAAAAGAAGCAGAACGCCTTGTCATTCATGGCTTCCTTGCGCCGGTGGTAAATCAGCTTCCTATTGAAGGCGTTAAGAAACAGCTGACTGAAGTGATAGAAAGGAAAGTTCGATAA
- the sufU gene encoding Fe-S cluster assembly sulfur transfer protein SufU, producing the protein MSSNNNLDTLYRQVIMDHYKNPRNKGVLEEGSLTVNMNNPTCGDRIQLTMKVEDGIVTDTKFEGEGCSISMSSASMMTQAIKGKKIDDAIKLSKIFSDMMLGKDYDDDIDLGDIEALQGVSKFPARIKCATLAWKAMEKGLQEEGQ; encoded by the coding sequence ATGTCTTCTAATAATAATTTAGATACTCTCTATCGCCAGGTGATTATGGACCACTATAAAAATCCCCGTAATAAGGGAGTTTTAGAAGAGGGAAGCCTGACAGTCAATATGAATAACCCCACCTGCGGCGATCGCATCCAGCTTACCATGAAAGTAGAGGATGGAATCGTCACTGACACAAAGTTCGAGGGTGAAGGCTGTTCAATCTCAATGTCATCCGCTTCCATGATGACTCAGGCAATAAAAGGGAAAAAAATTGATGATGCAATTAAGCTGTCTAAAATATTTTCCGATATGATGCTCGGCAAAGATTATGATGATGATATTGATTTAGGTGATATAGAAGCTCTGCAGGGAGTCTCAAAGTTTCCAGCCAGAATAAAATGTGCCACATTGGCATGGAAGGCAATGGAAAAGGGGCTCCAGGAAGAGGGGCAATAA